The genomic segment GTCTGGGATGCCTATCGGCCTCTTTCGGTGCAGTGGACGATGTGGCGGACACTCCCTGACCCCGCCTACGTGGCCGACCCCAGGGCCGGCTCGCGGCACAACCGGGGAGCGGCGGTCGATTGCACCCTGGTCGACGGCCGGGGCCGCGAGTGCGGATGCCGACCCCGTTTGACACGTTCGGGTCGCGGGCCGACCGAGGCTCGCCGATGGACCCCGAAGCCCGTCGCAACCTCGATATCCTCGAGGGGGCGATGCGGAAAGCCGGTTTCCTCCCCTACGCCAAAGAGTGGTGGCATTACGACGACTCTGAGTGGTCCGAGTACGAAGTCCTCGATGTCCCCTTTCCTGAGCCGCCGCCGGTCGCTCCGTCGCGCGAAGGGTTTCCGACCTCGGTCGCGAAGTCTCACAGCGTCCCATGAGCGATGATGGGGGTGCACAACATGGGAGACGCAGCGAACGGGGTCGAGGTCGCCGTCGTCCAAGCGGCCCCGGTGATCATGGACCGCAAGGCGACCACCGAGAAGGCCGTGGACTTGATCGCCCGGGCCGCCGCGAGCGGGGCCAGGGTGATCGTCTTTCCGGAGGCCTTCATTCCGGCCTACCCACGCGGTTTGACCTTCGGGGCGACCGTCGGCAACCGCACCGAAGGAGGCCGCGCCGACTGGCTACGCTACTGGCAGAATGCGGTGCCGGTGCCCGGGGAGACCACTGAGACCATCGGTGAGGCGGCTCGCCAGGCTGAGGCCTACGTGGCCATGGGGGTGATCGAGCGGGCGGCGGGGGAGGGCGGACCGGCGGCCCCGGGCGGCACCCTCTATTGCACCATCCTCTACTTCGGGCCGGACGGCCGCCTCCTCGGCAAGCACCGCAAGCTCAAGCCGACCGCCTCCGAGCGGCTCATCTGGGGCGAGGGCGACGGCAGCACCCTGACCGCCGTCGACACCCCTTACGGCCGGATGGGCGGCCTCATCTGCTGGGAGAACTACATGCCCCTGGCCCGGATGGCCATGTACGCCAAGGGGATCGGGCTGTACCTCGCGCCGACGGCCGACGCCAGGGAGACCTGGCAGGCGACCATCCGTCACATCGCCCTCGAGGGTCGCTGCTTCGTCCTGGGCTGTAACCAGTTCGTGACCAAATCCATGTACCCCAACGACCTGGCCGGCCAGGCCGATCTGGCGGCCTGCCCCGAGGTCATGTGCCGGGGTGGGAGCGCCATCGTCGACCCCCAGGGGCGCTATGTTGCCGGTCCGGTCTATGACCGTGAGGAGATCATCCGAGCCCGCCTGGATCTGGACGTCATCGCCGCCAGCCGCTTCGACTTCGACGTCGTCGGTCACTACGCCCGGCCGGACGTCTTCACCCTGACCGTCGATGAACGGCCGAAGCGGAGCGTGGAGTGGGGGAGAGAGCCGGGCCGGTAGGCGTCGGCCCGGAAAACGCGGAGCCCCGGAGCGACTCCCTGGCCTTCCTGTGCAGCCATGACTGGCCGGGAAACGTCCGCGAGATGCAGAATTTCGTCGGGCGGCCAAGGCCCTCGGGGTCAATCAGTCGACCGTGGTCAGGAAACTCAAGGGGCCGAAGACGGGATAGGCCGAAGACGGGATAGGCCGAAGACGGGATAGGCCTATTGACTGGCGCCGGGGGCCCATGGTAGACTTTAGGTGGTCCGCGGGACCATCGCAATCAATCCGCCGTCAAGGGAGGTGACCCAAGTGGGCCGTCTGAACGGACGCATCGAACTCGCCATCGGCATCATCATCCGCAAAGGCCTTGGCACCGGTACCGGGGTGTCGCTTCAGGATAGCCATGTTCGTTTCATCGGTTCGCGTGAACCCGGGTCGCTTCCATTGCGCGTCATCAGCCGGCCTTGAGGCCGCAAGACGCCATCGGAGAACGAACCCCACGGGTCGCGGGACTCGTGGGGTTCTTGTTTTGTACGGA from the Bacillota bacterium genome contains:
- a CDS encoding carbon-nitrogen hydrolase family protein — its product is MGDAANGVEVAVVQAAPVIMDRKATTEKAVDLIARAAASGARVIVFPEAFIPAYPRGLTFGATVGNRTEGGRADWLRYWQNAVPVPGETTETIGEAARQAEAYVAMGVIERAAGEGGPAAPGGTLYCTILYFGPDGRLLGKHRKLKPTASERLIWGEGDGSTLTAVDTPYGRMGGLICWENYMPLARMAMYAKGIGLYLAPTADARETWQATIRHIALEGRCFVLGCNQFVTKSMYPNDLAGQADLAACPEVMCRGGSAIVDPQGRYVAGPVYDREEIIRARLDLDVIAASRFDFDVVGHYARPDVFTLTVDERPKRSVEWGREPGR
- a CDS encoding M15 family metallopeptidase — encoded protein: MDPEARRNLDILEGAMRKAGFLPYAKEWWHYDDSEWSEYEVLDVPFPEPPPVAPSREGFPTSVAKSHSVP